Within the Thermanaeromonas toyohensis ToBE genome, the region GGATACCCTCTCAACCAGGTATCGAGTACTAGAAGTATAACTTTGGGGTCTTTGTTTGAGGTAAACAGGGTGAGGGAAATAGGTGGCGTAAAGGAGGTTTATAACACGGGTGAAGCTAAGATTTACCCAGACCATGTTCGGGCGCTTGCTGATATGGTTTTTAGTTGTATCCTTTGTACCCCTCGTAGGGGTTAGCTTTATTAATTATTATATTACCCGCAGTCAAATTGTTGCCCAATGTAAACAGAATATGATACATAGTGTTACCTTGACTTCAGGAGCAATCGAAGCTTGGTTAAATGAGAAAATTGTCTGCTTACAAGAGTTAGGTAAAAATCCAGTCTTCCAATCAGGCGATAAAGAACAGATTATGGCTTTTTTAAAAAGCATGAAACAGGCTGTCCCTGAAGCAGAACTCATTTTATGGGCCGGTAGCGATGGACAATCGGTTAATTCTATGGGTGCCACTCCTAGTATAAAAGATCGCGAATACTTTCAGGAGGCCATTCAAGGTAAGATAAGCGTATCTAACCTTTTAATTGCCAAAACAACAGGTAACAAGATCATTATAATAGCGATACCAGTTAGAGTACCTGGTGGTAATTCGGTGCTGGCTATGTCAATTAGGACTGATGTCTTAACTGATATGGTAGCCCGCACTAAGTATGGGAACAAGGGATACGCCTATATGATCGATCGAACCGGTGTGGTCATGGCCCATCCTGATGAGAAGATGGTCATGAACGAGAACTTGACCCAGAGCAATTCCGAAAGCCTAAAATCTATTGCTGAGAAGATGGTGCAGGGTGAAGAAGGGATAGGTGAGTACACCTGGGAAGGTGTAGAGAAACTAGTGGCCTATGCGCCGGTGAAGATAAGCGGTTGGTCTATAGCCCTGGCAGCCGAGACCAGCGAGGTTTATGGGCCGGTGTACAACATGGTGCATTTTAGTCAACGTGCTGCTCTTCTTATGGCCCTCCTAGCTGTATTGTTAGCCTTCGCGGTGAGTCGGCAGTTCTCTGGGCCTATCTTGAAGATAGCCGAGCAGGCCAATACACTGGCCACAGGCGACTTGAGGGTGGCTATTGCTACTAGCTTTTCTGGGGAACTCGGTATTTTAGGCCGTGCACTAAAGAAGATGATCGATAATAGTAAAACTATCTTGACTTATATTAACCAAGCTGCAGAGGACCTAGAGGTAGCCATCCAGGAAATTTCTCAGGCTGCTACCGATACAGCTAGGGCAACGGAGCAGGTAACAGAAAATATAAATCAAATTTCAGCAGGTGCCCAGGAAATGGTTAAGAGCACCAGCCATATAAGCAGTGCAGCAGAAGAAACAGCCGAACAGATAGCTGCTCTGGCAAGAAATGTGGAACGGATAGCTGGGCAGACAGGGCAAACCCTTCAACGTACTGAGGAGGGCAAAAATATAATGCAGGCCCTGGACCAGAAGAATGAGGAGACCCTAAGAAAAGCGGGTATGGTTCAGGAAGCCATGGCGCGCCTAGCAGACCAAGCCCAAAGAATAAGAGGCATAACGGATATTATCACTGGTATAGCAGAACAAACTAATTTGCTAGCTTTAAATGCGGCTATTGAGGCAGCCAGAGCCGGCGAGGCTGGCCGAGGCTTTGCTGTGGTAGCCGAAGAAGTAAGAAAGTTAGCTGAAGCCTCTAGCCAACAGGCTGCGGAAATAGCCAGGGTTGTGGTAGAAGTAACTGGGGATGTGGAAAGAGCTGTCCAGGCAACGCAGGAAGCTACTCGCCTGGTGAAGGAACAAGCGTGTATAGCTGAAGAGGCGCTACGTTATTTTGAAAGTATCGCAAGGGGGTCACAGGAGGTAGCCGAGCTGTTACAGGAAGTGGAAGGCCAGGCCAAGACCGTAATGGAACAAGCCCAGAAAGTAAGTTCGGCCATAAATGATATCGTAGCCACGTCTGAAGAAAGCGCAGCCTCCACAGAAGAAATAGCGGCTTCAGCTCAGCAGATGAGCGCTGCAGCTCAAAATATAAGTGCTAGGACAAAGGATTTAGTTAAGCTTATGGAAAAACTCAAAGAACAAAGCCAAAGGTTTATTCTTACATAAGAATATGGAGATACTCTTCTGGCCATGGGATACGATCTTACAGCAAAGCATGTGGTTGCTGCTGTTTTGACTTTGATCGGTGTTGCCTTGGTAGGAAAGTATGCAGGAAGACACATCCGGGGCTCGGCGGACTTTTTGGTAGGGGGACATAAAGCAAACGCCCTTATTGTGGCTGGTACCATTGTGGGCACCCTAGTGGGAGGTGCCTCCACTATTGGTACTGCCCAGATGGCTTACCTTTACGGTTTTGCCGCCTGGTGGTTTACTCTAGGGGCAGGCATCGGTTGTCTATTTTTGGCTCTTTTTTTTGTAAAACCGCTCTATCAAGGCCAGAAAGACACAGTACCAGAGATATTGATGGCTGAATTTGGCCCCGTTTCTGGTACTGTATCTACCATATTTGTTTCTTTGGGCATATTTTTGAATATTGTAGCCCAGGTCCTTTCGGCTATTGCCCTGTTAACCACCATGTTTAAAATCTCGCCCTTACCTGCTGCTTTTTTGTCTCTTTTACTTATGGCCTTCTATGTTGCTTTTGGGGGTATATGGGGAACAGGCCTGGTAGGTATAGTTAAGCTATTTCTTATATATATAGCCATGCTCAGTGCGGGGCTTATGGCTTGGATGTGGGGCGGAGGTTGGGCCGGATACCAGGCCTCGTTTCCAGCTTATCCATATTTTAGCTTTTTCGGCCGGGGTTTCTGGCAGGATTTTGCCAGCGGTTTTTCCCTGATCATCGGCGTTTTGTCTACCCAAACCTATATTCAGGCTGTGGTTGCAGGAAAGAGCCTAAACCACGCTAGGTTAGGGGCGATACTAAGTGCGATGCTTATCCCACCTATTGGTTTAGCAGGTATTTTTGTTGGTCTATATATGAGAATACATTTTCCCGCTATCGATTCTGCAGCGGCTTTTCCTCTTTTCATCTTAACCCATATAAATCCGTGGCTAGGTGGGGTTATTCTGGCTACGCTCTTGATAGCGGTAGTAGGTACAGGAGCTGGTCTGACGCTGGGTATCAGTACCATTCTGGTAAAGGATATCTATAAGCTTTACTTAGATAAAAAAGCCAGCGATGTTACCCTTTTAAAGGCTTGTAGATTTATGATTTTGGTTATCTTGGCCCTTACACTTTTATTTATCACTGGCAATATCAAATCGCTGGTACTTAAATGGAGCTTCATGTCCATGGGATTAAGAGGGGTAACAGTTTTTCTACCCCTATGTGTGGCACTTTTTGCTAAGGGCAAAGTGGATAGGAAAGCAGCAGTTATATCTATGGTTTTGGCCCCCCTATCTATGTTGGCAGGGAAATTCTTTTTACGGGTTGATTTAGATCCCCTTTTCTTGGGGGTATTAGTAAGCTTTCTTATTATTAGCTGTGGTTATGTAATACACCGTATATCCTACCTTTCTAAAAGGAACACCTAAAAGGAACACTGCTAGCTTGAGGCAGGAGTTGTCTCTTGTTATCGCATAGACTATAGTTTCTAATTCGTTTTAGTGAATAGGATAACATGATTTTTAGAATTTTTTTGGGTAAACATAGGAGGATTTTGCACTAATAAGGCGAATAATATATATCCAAATCTTGATTAGGATGGCAAAAAGGAAGAAGCCACTTTACTTGTGAGAGGATAAATGGGCTTTATCCTCTAGTAAAACAGGTAAAGCCTGGCGTAGAGGATCTGATTAGTTCATGGTCCTGTATGCCAGGTTTTTTATTTACAGTAAGAACGCTAGAAGGGTGGGTTAAGCTTAAGTTAAGAGGAGGTCGCCAACACATCTTATGGAAATTCTTACCCACGATCTCATCATCCTTGGCGCAGGACTTGCTGGGCTTAGGGCAGCCATTGAAGCAGCCAGGGTAAGCCAGGGCCAACTCGACATAGCAATAGTAGCTAAGACTCAGCTTGTACGGCCCCATTCTGTCTGCGCCGAAGGTGGTACAGGAGCAGTAATAAGGCCCGAGGAGGGAGATAGCCCAGAACTTCACGCCTGGGATACAGTAAAGGGGAGTGATTTCTTAGCCGACCAGGATGCTGTAGAGTTGTTTGTCCAGACCATTCCCCAAGAAATCCTGCAGCTTGAACACTGGGGTATACCCTGGTCTAGGCGAAAGGATGGAAGGATCGACCAGCGCCCCTTTGGCGGCCATAGCTTCCCGCGGGCGGTTTTCGCCGCAGATAAGACAGGTTTCTTTGAAGTCCACACCCTCTATGACACATTACTTAAATACCCTAGGGTTACCAAATATGAAGAATGCATGGCCACCTCACTACTAGTGGAGGAAGGCAAGTACTGTGGTCTTACCGCCATAGATCTAAAGAGCGGAGAGTTTTTAGCCTTTCGTTCTAAAGCCCTAATCATTGCCACAGGCGGGGCCTGCCGGATATATGGCTTTACCACTTACAGCCACACCGTAACTGGGGACGGCATGGCCATAGCCTACCGAGCGGGACTACCCTTAAAAGACATGGAATTTGTTCAATTTCACCCTACGGGGCTTGTCCCTTCGGGCATTCTCATTACAGAAGCGGCCCGTGGGGAAGGAGGATACCTCATCAACAACCTAGGTGAACGGTTTATGCAAAGGTATGCCGAGAAGATGATGGAGCTTGCCCCACGGGATATTGTGTCCCGTTCAGAGATGTTAGAGATCGAGGCGGGCAGGGGCTTTCCAGGACCCCAAGGATTAGACTACGTACACTTAGATTTAAGGCACTTGGGTCGAGAGAAAATAAACGAAAGGCTTCCCCTCATAAGGGAAGTAGCCATAAAATTTGCTGGGCTAGACCCTGTAGACAAACCTATTCCTGTAAGGCCAGTAGCCCACTATTCCATGGGGGGCATCCACGTAAATAAGGAAGGCGCCACACCAATAGAAGGTATCTGGGCAGCAGGTGAAG harbors:
- a CDS encoding methyl-accepting chemotaxis protein gives rise to the protein MKLRFTQTMFGRLLIWFLVVSFVPLVGVSFINYYITRSQIVAQCKQNMIHSVTLTSGAIEAWLNEKIVCLQELGKNPVFQSGDKEQIMAFLKSMKQAVPEAELILWAGSDGQSVNSMGATPSIKDREYFQEAIQGKISVSNLLIAKTTGNKIIIIAIPVRVPGGNSVLAMSIRTDVLTDMVARTKYGNKGYAYMIDRTGVVMAHPDEKMVMNENLTQSNSESLKSIAEKMVQGEEGIGEYTWEGVEKLVAYAPVKISGWSIALAAETSEVYGPVYNMVHFSQRAALLMALLAVLLAFAVSRQFSGPILKIAEQANTLATGDLRVAIATSFSGELGILGRALKKMIDNSKTILTYINQAAEDLEVAIQEISQAATDTARATEQVTENINQISAGAQEMVKSTSHISSAAEETAEQIAALARNVERIAGQTGQTLQRTEEGKNIMQALDQKNEETLRKAGMVQEAMARLADQAQRIRGITDIITGIAEQTNLLALNAAIEAARAGEAGRGFAVVAEEVRKLAEASSQQAAEIARVVVEVTGDVERAVQATQEATRLVKEQACIAEEALRYFESIARGSQEVAELLQEVEGQAKTVMEQAQKVSSAINDIVATSEESAASTEEIAASAQQMSAAAQNISARTKDLVKLMEKLKEQSQRFILT
- a CDS encoding succinate dehydrogenase/fumarate reductase flavoprotein subunit; translated protein: MEILTHDLIILGAGLAGLRAAIEAARVSQGQLDIAIVAKTQLVRPHSVCAEGGTGAVIRPEEGDSPELHAWDTVKGSDFLADQDAVELFVQTIPQEILQLEHWGIPWSRRKDGRIDQRPFGGHSFPRAVFAADKTGFFEVHTLYDTLLKYPRVTKYEECMATSLLVEEGKYCGLTAIDLKSGEFLAFRSKALIIATGGACRIYGFTTYSHTVTGDGMAIAYRAGLPLKDMEFVQFHPTGLVPSGILITEAARGEGGYLINNLGERFMQRYAEKMMELAPRDIVSRSEMLEIEAGRGFPGPQGLDYVHLDLRHLGREKINERLPLIREVAIKFAGLDPVDKPIPVRPVAHYSMGGIHVNKEGATPIEGIWAAGEVACVSIHGANRLGTNSTAECLVWGAITGKKAALHAMKVSSLPEVPKEKARTEEHRVMEEIFQRKGTEDLYTIRKELRETMDTHVGVFRTKQGLEKALTQIKELKERLKKCSLKDQSRIYNTDLVSYLEMENMVELAEVIVAGALAREESRGGHARRDFPQRDDQNWLKHTLAYHTPSGPRLEYIPVNITIWKPTERKY
- a CDS encoding sodium:solute symporter family protein; translated protein: MGYDLTAKHVVAAVLTLIGVALVGKYAGRHIRGSADFLVGGHKANALIVAGTIVGTLVGGASTIGTAQMAYLYGFAAWWFTLGAGIGCLFLALFFVKPLYQGQKDTVPEILMAEFGPVSGTVSTIFVSLGIFLNIVAQVLSAIALLTTMFKISPLPAAFLSLLLMAFYVAFGGIWGTGLVGIVKLFLIYIAMLSAGLMAWMWGGGWAGYQASFPAYPYFSFFGRGFWQDFASGFSLIIGVLSTQTYIQAVVAGKSLNHARLGAILSAMLIPPIGLAGIFVGLYMRIHFPAIDSAAAFPLFILTHINPWLGGVILATLLIAVVGTGAGLTLGISTILVKDIYKLYLDKKASDVTLLKACRFMILVILALTLLFITGNIKSLVLKWSFMSMGLRGVTVFLPLCVALFAKGKVDRKAAVISMVLAPLSMLAGKFFLRVDLDPLFLGVLVSFLIISCGYVIHRISYLSKRNT